In Methanobacterium sp., a single window of DNA contains:
- a CDS encoding ABC transporter ATP-binding protein, with translation MTDNVIEVKSLLKKYGDFIAVNDISFNIKKGEIFAFLGPNGAGKTTTVEIMECLKNLTTGTIKILGLDIKKKEKEVKKKIGVLPQDFNAFEWLTVYENIDYFAKMYPTHVDIDTLIEMLSLTKKKDTLFKDLSGGLKQRVGIAIALVNHPEIVFLDEPTTGLDPKARRDVWKAIKELKRNGKTVFLTTHYMDEAHFLADRVSVLHNGQIIAEGTPEDLINHHGGGNTLIIRKCSENAKNEIIEAVSHCEIEGDDILIKLAVEDGMKYMSQALSIVNRDELACEELYVKKATLEDVFLNLTGNKLSNGGK, from the coding sequence ATGACAGACAATGTGATTGAAGTTAAATCATTGCTGAAAAAATATGGAGATTTTATTGCAGTAAATGATATATCTTTCAACATCAAGAAAGGAGAGATATTTGCCTTTTTAGGTCCTAATGGTGCAGGGAAAACCACAACCGTTGAAATAATGGAATGTCTTAAAAACTTGACAACAGGAACCATTAAAATTCTGGGATTAGATATAAAAAAGAAAGAAAAGGAAGTTAAAAAGAAGATTGGTGTGCTTCCACAGGATTTTAATGCTTTTGAATGGTTGACTGTCTATGAGAACATCGATTATTTTGCTAAAATGTACCCCACCCATGTGGATATAGATACACTCATTGAAATGTTGAGTTTAACTAAAAAAAAAGATACACTGTTTAAAGATCTTTCCGGAGGTCTGAAACAAAGGGTGGGGATCGCCATTGCACTAGTTAACCATCCTGAAATAGTTTTTCTTGATGAGCCCACCACTGGTCTTGACCCCAAAGCCAGACGAGATGTGTGGAAAGCCATTAAAGAATTAAAAAGAAATGGTAAAACTGTCTTTCTTACAACCCATTACATGGATGAGGCCCATTTCCTGGCAGACCGAGTGAGCGTACTACATAATGGGCAGATAATTGCAGAAGGAACACCTGAAGACTTAATCAACCACCATGGAGGTGGTAACACCCTCATAATTAGAAAATGCAGCGAAAATGCTAAAAATGAAATTATTGAAGCTGTTTCCCATTGTGAAATTGAGGGGGATGATATTTTGATAAAATTAGCTGTAGAAGATGGTATGAAATATATGTCCCAAGCATTATCAATTGTTAATCGTGATGAACTTGCGTGCGAAGAACTTTATGTTAAAAAAGCAACTCTTGAAGATGTGTTTTTGAATTTAACTGGAAATAAACTCTCAAATGGAGGAAAATAG
- a CDS encoding YhbD family protein produces MENELISKKELLELTQISYGQLYRWKRKNLIPEEWFIRKSTYTGQETFFPKEKIIDRIEKIKNMKGDISLDNLANMLSPNLMEISLGKEDLIKHNIVSKTTLDFYANKKGDSKKHEFETILFLYILDKLFEEGKINYEEGNMILEILEKYYSKFKAKSCVLLFLRKLGISSCCLHSNVAEIYFENDTKIIAKINITDLIEELKIKII; encoded by the coding sequence ATGGAAAACGAGTTGATTTCCAAAAAAGAATTACTAGAATTAACCCAAATTTCCTATGGCCAGCTTTATCGTTGGAAAAGGAAAAATTTAATTCCTGAGGAATGGTTTATCCGGAAATCTACTTACACCGGCCAGGAAACATTTTTTCCAAAGGAGAAAATAATCGATCGTATAGAGAAAATAAAGAATATGAAAGGAGATATTTCCTTAGACAACTTAGCAAATATGTTATCCCCTAATTTGATGGAAATTTCACTGGGAAAAGAAGATCTTATTAAGCATAACATTGTTTCAAAAACAACCTTGGATTTTTACGCAAACAAAAAGGGCGATAGTAAAAAGCATGAGTTTGAAACCATATTATTCCTTTACATCTTAGATAAACTCTTTGAAGAAGGAAAAATCAATTATGAAGAAGGAAATATGATATTGGAAATATTAGAAAAATATTATTCCAAATTTAAGGCGAAAAGCTGTGTGTTACTTTTTTTACGCAAACTGGGAATTTCAAGCTGCTGTTTACATTCTAATGTGGCTGAGATCTACTTTGAAAATGATACAAAGATCATTGCAAAAATAAATATAACCGACTTAATCGAGGAATTGAAAATCAAGATAATATAA
- a CDS encoding winged helix-turn-helix transcriptional regulator yields MRRINSKSTFEATDELEEVLKALANVNRLLLIYSLASGEVEKISVTELSQKMGITQPAASQHLKILKNAEILVAKKEGNYIYYRFNRRSMEKHKKRIDFLFTCALSKCKQLEKQEK; encoded by the coding sequence ATGCGGAGGATAAATTCCAAATCAACATTTGAGGCTACAGATGAACTTGAAGAAGTATTAAAAGCCTTGGCCAATGTCAACCGCTTACTCCTGATCTATTCACTGGCTTCTGGTGAAGTTGAAAAGATCAGTGTAACTGAATTGTCGCAGAAAATGGGCATAACACAACCTGCAGCATCCCAGCACCTCAAAATCTTGAAAAATGCTGAAATACTCGTTGCAAAAAAAGAGGGAAACTACATTTACTATCGATTTAACAGACGCTCCATGGAAAAACACAAAAAACGAATTGATTTTTTATTTACCTGCGCACTCAGTAAATGTAAACAACTTGAAAAACAAGAAAAATAG